In one Alnus glutinosa chromosome 14, dhAlnGlut1.1, whole genome shotgun sequence genomic region, the following are encoded:
- the LOC133856867 gene encoding uncharacterized protein LOC133856867: MEESSNSMVKLTASNYSIWKTRMEDILYCKELFEPIELNGIKLDAKTDDEWKKLNMKAVGHIRQWVDQSVFHHVAKEVDAYLLWLKLESLYERKTAQNKAFMIRRLVNLKYKDGQNVTEHLSNFQ; this comes from the coding sequence ATGGAGGAGTCATCTAATAGCATGGTTAAACTCACAGCTTCCAATTATTCAATTTGGAAGACTAGGATGGAAGATATTTTGTACTGTAAAGAATTGTTTGAGCCTATTGAGTTGAATGGGATTAAACTGGATGCCAAAACCGATGATGaatggaagaaattaaatatgaaagCCGTCGGACATATTAggcaatgggttgatcaaagTGTCTTCCATCATGTAGCCAAAGAAGTTGATGCTTATTTACTTTGGTTGAAGTTAGAGAGTCTTTATGAGCGAAAGACTGCTCAGAACAAAGCCTTTATGATAAGAAGGCTTGTGAATTTGAAGTACAAAGATGGGCAAAATGTTACGGAGCATTTGAGTAATTTTCAATGA
- the LOC133857078 gene encoding endoglucanase 12 has protein sequence MHSANHWGGSFEINTGEVSASGEYDRSRSAEWDGAALYHHQHLDETQQSWLLGPPEKKKNKYVDFGCVIVSRKALKWILGSFVVAFCVIALPIIIVKSLPKHNSHPPPPDNYSVALNKALLFFNAQKSGILPKNNGIPWRGNSGLNDGNDTTDVKGGLVGGYYDAGDNVKFHFPMAYAMTMLSWTVIEYSHKYKTIDEYNHVLDLIKSGTDYLLLTFNSSATKIDKIYCQVGGHQNGSVIPDDHNCWQKPEEMDYARPTQICRSGPDLAGEMAAALAAASIVFRNNGAYSSKLIKGAQTLFAFARDGGKRTRYSGNNDYITPYYNSTGYYDEYMWGAAWLFYATGNKTYLSLATNEGIPRNAKAFYMIPDLSVPSWNNKLPQAMLLLTRLRIFLNPGYPYEDMLRMYHNVTGLNMCSYLNSFHVFNWTSGGMIMLSRGKPQNLQYVANTAFLASLFVDYLNATGVPGWNCGPNYVSSSVLRSFATSQMDYILGKNPMNMSYVAGYGTKFPRYIHHRGASTPNDHKYYSCNGGWQWQNTKNPNPNNITGAMVGGPDQFDQFHDVRTNYNYTEPTLAGNAALVAALVSLTSTAGNGIDINTIFSAVPPLYPQSPSPPPPWKP, from the exons ATGCACTCTGCAAATCACTGGGGAGGCTCATTTGAGATAAACACTGGGGAGGTGTCGGCCTCAGGAGAGTACGATAGGAGCCGTAGCGCGGAATGGGACGGGGCAGCCCTGTATCATCATCAACATCTAGACGAAACCCAACAAAGCTGGTTGTTGGGGCCaccagagaagaagaagaacaagtaCGTCGACTTTGGGTGCGTCATTGTTAGCCGTAAGGCCCTCAAATGGATATTGGGGTCCTTTGTGGTGGCTTTCTGTGTCATTGCGCTCCCCATCATCATCGTCAAGTCTTTGCCCAAGCACAACTCCCATCCTCCCCCTCCTGACAATTACTCTGTTGCTCTCAACAAAGCCCTCCTCTTTTTCAACGCCCAGAAAT CTGGGATTTTGCCCAAAAATAATGGTATTCCCTGGAGAGGGAATTCGGGGTTAAATGATGGGAATGATACGACCGATGTGAAGGGAGGGCTGGTTGGAGGATACTATGATGCTGGAGACAATGTAAAGTTTCATTTTCCAATGGCTTATGCCATGACAATGCTAAGCTGGACTGTGATTGAATACAGTCACAAATATAAGACCATTGATGAGTACAACCATGTTCTGGATCTCATTAAGTCAGGCACTGATTACTTGCTCCTAACCTTCAATTCCTCCGCCACCAAAATTGATAAGATCTATTGCCAG GTTGGTGGACATCAAAATGGCTCTGTGATCCCGGATGATCACAACTGCTGGCAGAAACCGGAAGAAATGGACTACGCACGGCCAACACAAATTTGCCGTTCAGGACCCGACCTTGCTGGGGAAATGGCAGCAGCCTTGGCGGCAGCCTCTATAGTTTTCCGGAACAATGGTGCCTACTCCAGCAAGCTCATCAAAGGTGCCCAAACACTCTTTGCCTTCGCAAGGGACGGTGGAAAACGGACGCGATATAGTGGTAACAACGATTATATCACTCCTTACTATAACTCCACCGGCTACTACGACGAGTACATGTGGGGAGCTGCATGGCTTTTCTATGCCACAGGAAATAAAACCTATCTTTCACTGGCAACCAACGAAGGGATTCCTAGGAATGCCAAAGCGTTTTATATGATTCCAGACTTGAGCGTGCCAAGTTGGAATAACAAGTTACCGCAGGCCATGCTATTGTTAACAAGGCTCAGGATATTCTTGAACCCTGGCTACCCTTACGAGGACATGTTGCGGATGTATCATAATGTTACTGGTCTTAACATGTGCTCTTATCTTAACTCCTTCCATGTCTTCAACTGGACAAGTG GAGGAATGATCATGCTGAGCCGTGGAAAGCCACAGAATTTGCAGTACGTGGCTAACACTGCTTTCCTGGCATCTCTGTTTGTTGATTATTTGAATGCCACTGGTGTTCCGGGATGGAACTGCGGCCCCAATTATGTTTCGTCGAGTGTTCTTCGAAGCTTCGCCACCTCCCAG ATGGACTATATTCTAGGTAAAAACCCCATGAACATGAGCTACGTTGCGGGGTATGGCACCAAGTTCCCTAGATACATCCATCACCGAGGCGCATCAACACCCAATGACCACAAATATTACTCATGCAACGGGGGATGGCAGTGGCAGAACACCAAGAATCCTAACCCTAACAACATCACAGGAGCTATGGTTGGAGGGCCTGATCAGTTTGACCAGTTCCATGATGTGCGCACCAATTATAATTACACCGAGCCTACTTTGGCTGGAAACGCTGCACTGGTTGCTGCACTTGTATCCCTGACGAGCACCGCTGGGAATGGCATTGACATCAACACCATTTTCTCAGCGGTTCCGCCACTCTACCCACAGAGCCCTTCACCGCCACCACCGTGGAAGCCATGA